In Maledivibacter sp., the sequence CATAGTATAAGCAACAGGCCATGGATTTAAACCCCTAACTAAGTTGTATATATCTTTAGCTGTATTTTGCCAATCCACAAGTCCAGTTTCTTTTTTTAGCATTGAAGCATAGCTACTATTTGAATGCTCCTGGGGAATTCTTGGAGCTTCATCTGCTTTAATAAGCTCCAGGGTTTCAGCTAGTACCTTGGCTCCTACTCCGCTAAGTATATCATGAAGCTCACCGGCAGTCATATCTTCTTCAATAATGACTTCTTCTTTCAAAATCATGTCTCCAGTATCTAGCCCTTCATTCATATACATTGTGGTAATACCAGTTTCATCTTCGCCATTGATAATAGCCCAGTTTATAGGAGCAGCTCCTCTATACTTTGGTAAGAGAGATGCATGTACATTTATACATCCCTTTTCTGGCATCTCCAATATTTCCTTTGGAAGTATTTGTCCGTATGCTACAACTACACAGCAATCAAAATCCATTTTTTTAATTAATTCAACACTTTCTTTTTCTTTAATTTTTTTGGGTTGCAATACCGGTATGCCTATTTCTATTGCTTTAGCCTTTACAGGAGGAGGCAATACCTTTTTACCTCTTCCTTTAGGCCTATCGGGCTGTGTAACAACAGCCACTACATCATGATTATTCTTAACCAATGCTTCTAAACACGGAACTGCAAAATCTGGAGTTCCCATAAAAAGAATTTTCATATCTTTACACCTGCTCCTCAATAATTTTATCTATGAATAGTACTCCGTTCAAATGATCTATCTCATGGCATAAAGCTCTAGCCAATAATTCTTCACCCTCTATAATTATTTCCTTACCCTCTCTATTAAGCCCTTTAACCTTTACAAACATAGGCCTTTCCACAGTTC encodes:
- the fmt gene encoding methionyl-tRNA formyltransferase, with protein sequence MKILFMGTPDFAVPCLEALVKNNHDVVAVVTQPDRPKGRGKKVLPPPVKAKAIEIGIPVLQPKKIKEKESVELIKKMDFDCCVVVAYGQILPKEILEMPEKGCINVHASLLPKYRGAAPINWAIINGEDETGITTMYMNEGLDTGDMILKEEVIIEEDMTAGELHDILSGVGAKVLAETLELIKADEAPRIPQEHSNSSYASMLKKETGLVDWQNTAKDIYNLVRGLNPWPVAYTMYKGKKLKIWKCAIGGEKSFEVTGKIIDVNKEGIFVSTGNGMLIIKEMQLPNSRKMSVDEYIRGNNVEIGTVLGE